One genomic region from Patescibacteria group bacterium encodes:
- a CDS encoding C39 family peptidase, which yields MRGLLPLIVIITLFLGGCDFTKPSEPEQNLNQPEQKTDSGNFSEEELPPAEAQPEDQPPIETPPAAPEEIIQIKTTLDIPVPFAPQAPFADWGMPYQEACEEASIIMAAKYFKDEPLDKNIMNDEILKLVEWEKNYFGFWEDSTAENVVEILDKYYNVKARTSKEVSADKIKEELNKGNLIIVPTAGRLLDNPYFSGEGPAYHMLVIRGYDRNEFITNDPGTKRGEGFKYKYDNLLNAVHDWNGTKENIYTGQKIMVVVETPLLKS from the coding sequence ATGCGCGGACTTTTACCTCTTATTGTAATAATAACCTTGTTTCTGGGCGGCTGTGATTTCACAAAACCTTCCGAGCCGGAACAAAATCTTAATCAACCCGAGCAAAAGACGGACTCGGGGAATTTTTCCGAAGAGGAGCTTCCGCCTGCCGAAGCCCAGCCGGAAGACCAACCACCAATAGAAACCCCGCCGGCCGCTCCGGAAGAAATTATCCAAATCAAAACAACTTTAGACATCCCCGTCCCCTTCGCCCCCCAAGCGCCATTCGCCGACTGGGGGATGCCTTATCAGGAGGCCTGCGAAGAAGCCAGTATTATTATGGCGGCCAAATACTTCAAGGACGAACCGCTGGATAAAAATATAATGAATGACGAGATATTAAAATTAGTGGAATGGGAAAAAAATTATTTCGGCTTTTGGGAAGATTCCACGGCCGAGAATGTCGTGGAAATTTTGGATAAATATTATAATGTCAAAGCGCGGACCTCAAAAGAAGTATCCGCGGATAAAATCAAGGAGGAATTAAACAAGGGCAATTTAATCATCGTCCCCACTGCCGGGCGGCTTTTGGACAATCCCTATTTCTCCGGCGAAGGACCGGCTTATCATATGCTTGTCATCCGCGGCTATGACCGCAACGAGTTTATCACCAATGACCCGGGCACCAAGCGTGGCGAGGGGTTTAAATATAAATATGATAATCTTTTGAATGCCGTTCACGATTGGAACGGCACAAAAGAAAATATCTACACCGGGCAGAAAATAATGGTGGTAGTAGAAACCCCCCTCTTAAAATCCTAA
- a CDS encoding vitamin B12-dependent ribonucleotide reductase encodes MTKEELLSKKPEFSPSALEVIKKRYLRQDENGEPIETPEEMFYRVAAFIASADKNYAGENSERSIEQFYEILVNLEFLPGGRVLFEAGNNHTGQMSSCFVIPVEDSMEAIFDSLKAAALVQQNNGGTGFNFSRIRPKGDTVKGVPGIAAGPVHYLRTYDTALSRVLQGSKRHGANMGILNVTHPDIEEFIELKDNGSTIKNFNISVGVTNGFMERVRNDEEYELINPRTGKTVKNLRARDIFNKITKRAWECADPGIIFLDRMEEGNNNPHLGKIEATNPCGEQPLLPYESCNLGSVVLPNHSANGDVDWIKMERTIRRAVHFMDNMIDLNKFPLPVIRENVSKTRKIGLGAMGFAQLLFKLGIPYNSEESVALIEKIMKFIYEIAKDESIKMAETRGVFPAWRGSKWEKMGIKIRNSHLTSIAPNGTISLVASTSSGIEPVFSLATVRRMFYEDNSDGGGRVVNIIDPVFERVAKERGFYSDKLLEKIAEEGTLKDIPEIPADVKKIFTTAHDVTFDWHIKIQAAAQKYTDAAVSKTINFPRYASVDDVRRAYILAYELGCKGVTIYRDGSKEFQVLNLKEKAEVEEAKPEPVPTNDDCIELEPVSKKAVEEIHVPTKIPLTPNALTVLEKRALIKNKDGQVIETPEELFRRVSKWVASAEKTYGATPEEIFNLEEKFYEIQSQLRFLSGQALRNSGHGRYTLSACFVLPIYDSIESITDAIKENVIIHKSTGGTGFNYSRLRAKGSQVGEAGPVAAGPVTFMKAVNLTQGTIQTKGGRQQGSMAILNVNHPDIEEFIKVKDEQGELEHMNISVGITKEFMEAVKEDKDFNLTNPADGRTVKTVRAKKIFDSIVEHAWRSGDPGLILLDRIEEDNPTPTLGKLDTTNPCGEQPLLPYETCNLGSIILSNHITDEGLIDWEKLRETVRYAVHFLDNTIDINVFPLKKIEEATRANRKIGLGVMGFADMLIKLGIPYNSDEAVAKAEEIMSFINKEAHGYSEELGSKKGSFPNFDISSWKNKKGYLAMRNATVTTIAPTGYTSIVASCSSGIEPVFALAFKRQNSMGGVDQFEVHSLFEEVAKKRGFYSESLMERIMEEGGVKNLKEVPEDIKKVFVCAHDISPEWDLRIQAAFQKYTDNAVSKTINFPANAATEDIARVYLLAYEKGCKGITIYRDGSRSQVLTTGKKGEPKEERGISISNVSVPGFSPAPRPRPECVQGFTYKIKTGYGTLFVTVNNDEEGKPFEVFANIGKTGGFFSAKSESICRLISLALRSQIDVKIVIEQLKGIRGPMPSWSNGKMILSIPDAISQVLEEHVSKSQQKLDLKFSQESKEKTPMADYSVEDKIEEVKESIRENIKTTEEKKEMASESPSEPLNQATLVKETKETVIIESEPITPVTLHGSGHGIVAQTEVKTKTRVAIADFGVAPQCPDCGNILELGEGCMMCRVCGYSKCG; translated from the coding sequence ATGACCAAAGAAGAGCTGCTTTCAAAAAAGCCCGAATTTTCTCCGAGTGCTTTGGAAGTGATAAAAAAACGCTATTTAAGGCAGGATGAAAATGGCGAGCCGATAGAAACTCCGGAAGAAATGTTTTATCGGGTGGCTGCTTTTATCGCCAGCGCCGATAAAAATTACGCCGGAGAAAATTCCGAGAGGTCAATTGAGCAGTTTTACGAGATTTTGGTCAATTTAGAATTCCTTCCGGGAGGCAGGGTTCTTTTTGAAGCCGGAAATAATCATACCGGGCAAATGTCTTCTTGTTTCGTGATTCCGGTGGAAGACAGCATGGAAGCTATTTTTGACAGTTTGAAAGCGGCCGCTTTAGTCCAGCAGAATAACGGCGGAACGGGTTTTAATTTTTCCCGCATCCGACCCAAGGGGGATACGGTCAAAGGCGTGCCGGGCATTGCCGCCGGTCCGGTTCATTATTTACGCACTTATGATACGGCTTTAAGCCGCGTGCTTCAGGGCAGCAAGAGGCACGGAGCCAATATGGGCATTCTGAATGTCACTCATCCGGACATTGAAGAATTTATTGAGCTTAAAGACAATGGCTCTACTATTAAAAATTTCAATATCTCCGTGGGCGTCACCAATGGTTTTATGGAGCGGGTGCGCAACGACGAAGAATATGAACTGATTAATCCGCGGACCGGCAAAACGGTGAAAAATTTGCGGGCGCGGGATATTTTCAACAAAATAACCAAGCGGGCTTGGGAATGCGCCGACCCCGGGATTATTTTTTTGGATAGAATGGAAGAAGGGAATAACAATCCGCATCTCGGAAAAATTGAAGCGACCAATCCCTGCGGTGAACAGCCGCTCCTGCCTTACGAATCCTGTAATCTCGGTTCGGTGGTGCTTCCCAATCATTCTGCCAACGGGGACGTTGACTGGATAAAAATGGAACGCACTATCAGGCGGGCGGTTCATTTTATGGACAATATGATTGATTTGAATAAATTTCCGCTTCCGGTCATCAGGGAAAATGTTTCCAAAACCAGAAAAATCGGTTTGGGAGCCATGGGTTTTGCCCAGTTGCTTTTTAAGCTCGGCATTCCTTATAACTCCGAAGAATCCGTGGCGCTGATTGAAAAGATAATGAAGTTTATTTATGAAATCGCCAAAGACGAATCCATCAAAATGGCGGAAACGCGCGGAGTTTTTCCGGCTTGGCGGGGCAGCAAATGGGAAAAGATGGGAATTAAAATCCGCAACAGCCATTTAACCAGCATCGCTCCCAACGGAACAATCAGTTTGGTGGCCAGCACTTCCTCGGGGATTGAGCCGGTATTTTCTTTGGCCACCGTGCGTCGCATGTTTTATGAAGACAATAGTGACGGCGGCGGGCGGGTAGTGAATATTATTGACCCGGTTTTTGAGCGCGTCGCCAAAGAACGGGGATTTTACTCTGATAAATTATTGGAAAAAATTGCCGAAGAAGGAACGCTTAAAGACATTCCGGAAATCCCCGCGGATGTCAAGAAAATTTTTACCACGGCCCACGATGTTACCTTTGACTGGCATATTAAAATTCAGGCGGCGGCGCAAAAATATACCGACGCGGCTGTTTCCAAAACCATTAATTTCCCGCGTTATGCCAGCGTTGACGATGTTCGCCGCGCCTACATTTTAGCTTATGAACTTGGCTGTAAGGGCGTGACTATTTATCGCGATGGCAGTAAAGAGTTTCAGGTTTTAAATCTAAAAGAAAAAGCGGAGGTTGAAGAAGCTAAGCCAGAGCCGGTGCCGACCAATGATGACTGCATAGAGCTTGAGCCGGTCAGCAAAAAAGCCGTGGAAGAAATTCATGTGCCTACTAAAATCCCCCTGACTCCCAACGCCCTGACTGTTTTAGAAAAAAGAGCTTTGATAAAAAATAAGGACGGGCAGGTGATTGAAACCCCCGAAGAACTTTTTCGGCGGGTGTCCAAGTGGGTGGCGAGCGCGGAAAAGACTTATGGCGCCACGCCGGAAGAAATTTTTAATTTGGAAGAAAAGTTTTACGAAATTCAGTCGCAATTACGGTTTTTGTCCGGTCAAGCCCTGCGTAACAGCGGCCACGGACGCTATACGCTTTCCGCCTGTTTTGTTTTGCCGATTTACGATTCCATAGAAAGTATTACTGATGCTATCAAGGAAAATGTCATTATTCATAAATCCACCGGCGGGACGGGTTTTAATTATTCGCGTTTACGAGCCAAAGGTTCGCAAGTGGGAGAGGCGGGACCGGTGGCCGCCGGTCCGGTCACTTTTATGAAAGCGGTTAATCTCACGCAGGGGACCATTCAGACCAAAGGCGGGCGTCAGCAGGGGAGCATGGCTATTTTAAATGTTAATCATCCGGATATTGAGGAATTTATAAAAGTTAAAGACGAGCAGGGGGAGCTGGAACATATGAATATCTCCGTAGGGATTACCAAGGAGTTTATGGAGGCGGTTAAGGAAGACAAGGATTTTAATCTTACCAATCCGGCTGACGGCCGGACGGTTAAAACGGTGAGAGCTAAGAAAATTTTTGACAGTATCGTGGAGCACGCCTGGAGGAGTGGCGACCCGGGTTTGATTCTGCTTGACAGAATAGAAGAGGATAATCCCACGCCTACATTGGGGAAACTTGATACTACTAATCCTTGCGGAGAGCAACCGCTTCTGCCGTATGAAACCTGTAATTTGGGTTCAATTATTTTATCCAATCATATTACCGACGAGGGACTGATTGATTGGGAAAAACTGCGCGAAACCGTGCGCTATGCCGTTCATTTTCTGGACAACACTATTGATATTAATGTTTTCCCTTTGAAAAAAATAGAAGAAGCCACCCGGGCCAATAGAAAAATCGGCTTGGGAGTGATGGGCTTTGCCGATATGCTTATAAAATTGGGGATTCCTTATAATTCCGATGAAGCGGTAGCCAAAGCGGAAGAAATAATGTCTTTTATCAATAAAGAAGCGCATGGTTATTCCGAAGAATTGGGGAGTAAGAAGGGTTCTTTCCCGAATTTTGATATTAGTTCCTGGAAAAACAAAAAGGGATATCTGGCGATGCGCAACGCCACGGTCACGACTATCGCTCCGACCGGTTATACGAGTATTGTGGCCAGTTGTTCCTCGGGCATTGAGCCGGTTTTTGCCTTAGCTTTCAAACGGCAGAATTCCATGGGCGGAGTGGACCAATTTGAAGTTCATTCGCTTTTTGAAGAGGTTGCCAAAAAACGGGGGTTCTACTCGGAAAGCTTGATGGAGAGAATTATGGAAGAAGGCGGTGTAAAGAATTTGAAAGAGGTCCCGGAAGACATTAAAAAAGTTTTTGTTTGCGCTCACGATATTTCTCCGGAATGGGATTTGCGCATTCAGGCGGCTTTTCAAAAATATACGGATAACGCGGTTTCTAAAACCATTAATTTTCCGGCCAACGCCGCTACCGAGGATATCGCGCGGGTTTATCTTTTGGCGTATGAAAAGGGCTGCAAGGGAATTACGATTTACCGCGATGGCAGTCGCAGTCAGGTTTTGACGACCGGCAAAAAAGGCGAGCCAAAAGAAGAAAGGGGAATCAGTATTTCCAATGTCAGCGTGCCGGGGTTTTCTCCGGCTCCGCGTCCGCGACCCGAATGTGTGCAGGGATTTACTTATAAAATCAAGACCGGTTATGGGACTTTGTTTGTAACCGTTAATAACGATGAAGAAGGCAAACCATTTGAAGTATTTGCCAACATCGGCAAAACCGGCGGATTTTTTTCCGCCAAATCAGAATCCATTTGCCGGTTAATTTCTTTGGCCTTGCGTTCGCAGATTGACGTTAAAATAGTAATTGAACAATTAAAGGGTATCCGCGGACCGATGCCTAGTTGGTCTAACGGCAAAATGATTCTTTCCATCCCCGACGCCATCTCGCAAGTTTTAGAAGAACATGTTTCCAAATCCCAGCAAAAACTTGATTTGAAGTTTAGCCAGGAGAGTAAAGAAAAAACCCCAATGGCGGATTACAGCGTGGAGGACAAAATTGAAGAAGTGAAAGAATCAATAAGAGAGAACATTAAAACAACGGAAGAGAAAAAGGAGATGGCCAGCGAGTCGCCGTCTGAACCGTTAAATCAGGCAACTTTGGTTAAGGAAACAAAGGAAACCGTGATAATAGAATCCGAACCGATAACTCCCGTCACTCTTCATGGTTCTGGCCATGGAATTGTGGCGCAGACGGAAGTGAAAACCAAAACTCGCGTGGCTATCGCCGATTTTGGCGTGGCTCCGCAATGTCCGGATTGCGGCAATATCTTGGAGCTGGGGGAAGGATGTATGATGTGCCGCGTCTGCGGTTATTCCAAATGCGGATAA
- the glmS gene encoding glutamine--fructose-6-phosphate transaminase (isomerizing), protein MCGIIAYIGDKEALPILINGLRRLEYRGYDSAGVALFFNGEMKRVRAVGKIDNLAEKIKGENLAGSVGIAHTRWATHGGVSEANAHPHSACADDIMIAHNGIIENYRELKRQFLSEHQIKSETDTEILAHLIEVFYDGDLLKAVRRALAEVRGTYGLVAMHVAEPDKIVAARMGSPLVIGVGEGEYYIASDTSPMLAYTKKVIFLDDGELAVIEKSDMRIYNINAETIEKHVEQIDWDEAQAQKQGFPHFMLKEIFDQPKVIQDALRGRYNLEEGTAHLGGLNMSEEEMHRVKKVVFLACGTAYYAALVGKYAFERLAGLPAEADVASEFRYRDPIIDKETLVFGISQSGETADTLAALREAKRKGAYVRGIVNVVGSTIARETDGGTYIHAGPELAVASTKAYTNMVAVLILYALQFGRLNRVSLATGQRLLNALTEIPQKMEGFLKNNNEGIAALAEKYQNFKNLLFLGRGINYPVALEGSLKLKEITYIHSEAYPGGEMKHGPIALLSEDFPVVAIMAKDQLYDKMRSNVEEIRARKAPLILIATEGDAKAAELAEEVIYVPETMELLQPLLNVLPLQLLAYHIAAGLGRDVDRPRNLAKSVTVE, encoded by the coding sequence ATGTGCGGAATAATCGCTTACATCGGAGATAAGGAGGCCTTGCCGATTTTAATTAATGGGCTTAGGCGTTTGGAATATCGCGGTTATGATTCCGCCGGCGTGGCTTTATTTTTTAACGGCGAGATGAAAAGGGTCCGGGCGGTCGGCAAAATTGATAATCTAGCCGAGAAAATTAAGGGCGAAAATCTGGCGGGTTCGGTCGGTATTGCTCATACTCGCTGGGCGACTCACGGCGGAGTGAGTGAAGCCAACGCGCATCCGCACAGCGCCTGCGCCGACGATATCATGATTGCCCACAATGGCATCATTGAAAATTATCGCGAACTCAAAAGACAGTTTTTATCCGAACATCAAATAAAATCCGAAACCGATACGGAAATTTTAGCTCATCTAATAGAAGTTTTTTATGACGGCGATTTGTTAAAAGCCGTACGCCGGGCTTTAGCCGAAGTGCGGGGCACTTACGGCTTGGTGGCCATGCACGTTGCCGAACCGGATAAAATTGTGGCGGCGAGAATGGGAAGCCCCTTGGTGATCGGCGTGGGGGAGGGGGAATATTATATTGCTTCAGACACCTCGCCGATGCTGGCCTACACTAAGAAAGTTATTTTTCTGGATGATGGCGAGCTGGCGGTCATCGAGAAAAGCGATATGCGGATTTATAATATTAATGCCGAGACGATTGAAAAACACGTGGAACAAATAGACTGGGATGAAGCGCAGGCGCAGAAACAGGGTTTCCCGCATTTTATGCTCAAAGAAATTTTTGACCAGCCGAAAGTGATACAGGATGCCCTGCGCGGTCGCTATAATTTAGAAGAAGGTACGGCGCATTTGGGAGGTCTGAATATGAGCGAGGAAGAAATGCATCGGGTAAAAAAAGTGGTATTTCTGGCGTGCGGTACGGCTTATTACGCCGCTCTGGTCGGCAAATATGCCTTTGAAAGATTGGCCGGATTACCCGCGGAGGCGGATGTGGCGAGCGAATTCAGATATCGGGACCCAATTATAGACAAAGAGACGTTGGTATTTGGGATTTCGCAATCCGGGGAGACAGCCGACACCCTGGCCGCTTTAAGGGAGGCCAAGCGCAAGGGCGCTTATGTGCGCGGTATTGTCAATGTGGTGGGTTCTACGATTGCTCGTGAGACAGATGGCGGCACTTATATCCACGCCGGTCCGGAATTAGCCGTGGCATCCACCAAGGCCTATACCAACATGGTGGCGGTTCTAATCCTCTATGCTTTGCAATTCGGACGTCTGAATCGCGTGTCTTTGGCTACTGGCCAGCGCTTGCTTAACGCTCTGACGGAAATCCCTCAAAAGATGGAAGGGTTTTTAAAAAATAACAACGAGGGGATAGCGGCCCTGGCGGAGAAATATCAAAATTTTAAGAATCTTCTTTTTTTGGGGCGAGGTATTAATTATCCGGTGGCGCTGGAGGGGTCGCTGAAGCTGAAAGAAATCACTTATATTCATAGCGAGGCCTATCCGGGCGGGGAGATGAAACACGGGCCAATCGCGCTTTTGTCGGAAGATTTTCCGGTGGTGGCGATTATGGCCAAGGACCAGCTTTACGACAAAATGAGAAGTAATGTTGAGGAAATTCGCGCCCGAAAAGCGCCGCTGATTTTAATCGCGACTGAAGGCGATGCCAAAGCCGCAGAGCTGGCCGAAGAAGTGATTTATGTTCCGGAAACAATGGAGCTTCTACAACCCCTGCTTAATGTTTTACCTTTGCAATTATTGGCTTATCATATAGCCGCGGGATTGGGGCGGGACGTTGACCGGCCGAGAAATTTGGCCAAGAGCGTCACGGTGGAATAA
- a CDS encoding adenosylcobalamin-dependent ribonucleoside-diphosphate reductase, whose amino-acid sequence MPNINVTNRDTLKFNLGGEERVLEFTPSAWTVLEKRYLRKDENGNVIETPLDMFRRVANNIAMADKFYGATDEEVAKTEEEFFKMMVNLEFLSGMALRNAGRKLQQLSACYVLPIEDSMESIYTTLKNAAFLHKTGAGIGYDFSKLRPRDDVVKSTGGRSCGPVGFMKLFEYSCATIVYNAATRRPGNMGILRVDHPDIEEFITTKRDNSELPNFNLSVAVTDKFMEAVKNNDTYDLIAPHNGKVVKTLKARQVFDQLVDSAWASAEPGIVFIDEINRHNPTPHVARIDATNQCGEQPLLAYEACNLGSIILSRFVTSGKDGKKEVDWERLAGVVRAAVHFLDNTIDVNNYPLPQITEMVKNNRKIGLGVMGFADLLIELGISYNSEEALQVSEKVMRFINEVGHQASADLAKGRGSFPNFKGSIWEKEGYKMMRNATVTTIAPNGTTSIFANCSSGIEPLFSLVYIRKNILDKDQEFLEINPVFEKVAKDNWFYSKELMEEIAVKGSIQDIEGIPEEIKKVFVTAHDIPPEQHIRVQATFQKYTDNAVSKTVNLPNKAERQEVENIFRLAYELGCKGATIYRDGSREAQVLNLKKA is encoded by the coding sequence ATGCCAAATATCAATGTCACCAATCGTGACACCCTAAAATTTAACTTGGGCGGAGAAGAAAGGGTTTTGGAATTCACCCCGAGCGCCTGGACGGTTTTGGAGAAGCGTTATTTAAGGAAAGACGAAAACGGCAATGTGATTGAGACCCCGCTGGATATGTTCAGGCGGGTGGCCAATAATATCGCCATGGCGGATAAGTTTTACGGCGCCACGGACGAAGAAGTGGCCAAAACCGAAGAGGAATTTTTCAAAATGATGGTTAATTTAGAGTTTTTATCAGGCATGGCCTTGAGAAATGCGGGGCGAAAACTCCAACAATTGTCGGCTTGTTATGTTTTGCCCATAGAGGACTCCATGGAATCCATTTATACCACCCTGAAAAACGCCGCTTTTTTGCATAAAACCGGCGCGGGCATCGGTTATGACTTTTCCAAACTTCGCCCGCGCGATGATGTGGTCAAAAGCACCGGCGGGCGTTCCTGCGGACCAGTCGGGTTTATGAAACTTTTTGAATATTCCTGCGCTACCATTGTTTATAACGCCGCCACCCGCCGGCCGGGCAATATGGGTATTTTGAGAGTGGACCATCCGGATATTGAAGAGTTTATCACTACCAAAAGGGATAACTCCGAGCTTCCTAATTTTAATCTTTCCGTGGCCGTGACCGATAAATTCATGGAGGCCGTCAAAAATAACGACACCTATGATTTAATAGCTCCTCATAACGGTAAAGTCGTCAAAACCCTGAAAGCCCGGCAGGTTTTTGACCAGCTGGTGGACAGCGCCTGGGCTTCGGCCGAGCCGGGGATAGTTTTCATTGATGAAATCAATCGCCATAACCCCACGCCTCACGTAGCAAGAATTGACGCGACCAATCAATGCGGCGAACAGCCCCTGCTTGCTTATGAGGCCTGTAATTTGGGGTCTATTATATTATCCAGATTCGTCACTAGCGGTAAAGATGGCAAGAAAGAAGTGGATTGGGAGCGTTTGGCCGGCGTTGTCCGGGCGGCGGTCCATTTTTTGGATAATACTATTGATGTTAATAATTATCCTTTGCCGCAGATTACGGAAATGGTTAAAAACAACCGCAAAATCGGGCTGGGAGTAATGGGTTTTGCGGACCTCTTGATTGAACTCGGTATTTCCTACAATTCCGAGGAGGCCCTGCAGGTTTCCGAAAAGGTGATGCGTTTTATCAATGAAGTCGGGCATCAGGCGTCGGCCGATTTAGCCAAGGGCCGGGGTTCTTTCCCTAATTTTAAGGGAAGTATTTGGGAAAAAGAGGGCTATAAAATGATGCGCAACGCCACGGTGACGACTATCGCGCCCAACGGCACCACCAGTATTTTCGCCAATTGTTCGTCGGGCATTGAGCCGTTATTTTCTTTGGTGTATATCAGAAAAAATATTTTAGATAAGGACCAGGAATTTTTGGAGATTAATCCGGTTTTTGAAAAAGTTGCCAAAGACAATTGGTTTTATTCCAAAGAGCTGATGGAGGAAATAGCCGTCAAGGGGAGTATCCAGGATATCGAGGGCATTCCCGAGGAAATTAAAAAAGTTTTCGTCACCGCGCACGATATTCCTCCTGAACAGCATATCCGCGTTCAGGCGACTTTTCAGAAATATACGGATAACGCGGTTTCTAAGACGGTGAACTTGCCCAATAAAGCCGAGCGGCAGGAAGTGGAGAACATTTTTAGATTGGCTTATGAGCTTGGCTGTAAAGGTGCGACTATTTATCGCGACGGCAGCCGTGAAGCGCAAGTTTTGAATTTGAAAAAGGCCTAA
- a CDS encoding metal ABC transporter ATP-binding protein, which produces MPFFEAKNLTVRYGDAVILDKLSFSIDDGDIVAIIGPNGSGKTTLVKAILGLIKYDGEIKWARDVSFGYVPQKLEFDRSFPITVRELFFLRLPNVFFGSGKKRTTEKVRFLLSRVGAEKLLEKQIGSLSGGELQRVLVAYALVGRPQVLFFDEPSAGIDIGGEETIYNLIHQVCHEERLTAFFVSHDLDVVFDHADKVVCLNRKLICQGIPQKVLTGRKLEEIYGHGVATYEHHHE; this is translated from the coding sequence ATGCCGTTTTTTGAGGCAAAAAATTTAACTGTCAGATATGGAGACGCCGTTATTTTAGACAAACTTTCTTTTTCTATTGATGACGGTGATATCGTCGCTATCATCGGTCCGAATGGTTCCGGCAAGACGACTTTGGTTAAGGCCATCCTTGGTCTGATAAAATATGACGGAGAGATAAAATGGGCCCGCGATGTGAGTTTTGGTTATGTCCCGCAGAAACTGGAATTTGACCGCAGTTTTCCCATCACCGTCAGGGAATTATTTTTTTTAAGATTGCCAAACGTGTTTTTCGGTTCCGGCAAGAAGCGGACTACGGAGAAAGTAAGATTTCTTCTTTCCCGCGTCGGCGCCGAAAAATTATTGGAAAAACAAATTGGCAGTTTGTCGGGAGGGGAGTTGCAAAGGGTGCTGGTGGCTTACGCTCTGGTCGGCCGTCCGCAAGTTTTATTTTTTGACGAGCCGTCGGCCGGCATTGATATCGGCGGAGAAGAAACTATCTATAATCTCATTCACCAGGTCTGCCACGAGGAACGATTGACTGCCTTCTTCGTTTCCCATGATTTGGATGTGGTTTTTGACCATGCTGACAAAGTGGTTTGCTTAAATAGGAAGCTCATTTGCCAGGGGATTCCGCAGAAAGTTTTAACCGGCAGAAAATTAGAAGAGATTTACGGCCACGGGGTGGCGACCTACGAACATCATCACGAATAA
- a CDS encoding prepilin-type N-terminal cleavage/methylation domain-containing protein — MNKKLLKKKLAGFTLIELLVVIAIIVILFAVILVAVDPAKRIGQAQDAVRRQDVRDISEAIQEYIVDNNGSFPSGLIADGSYKMLGACSSGASCVAQTVPEACLDLSGFLVDKYLAEMPMDPENGSAAQTGYYIYRATDSNRIEVGACDTNSGVIKVKR, encoded by the coding sequence ATGAATAAAAAATTATTAAAGAAGAAGCTGGCGGGATTTACCCTGATTGAACTTTTGGTAGTTATCGCCATTATCGTTATTCTTTTCGCGGTGATTTTGGTGGCCGTGGACCCGGCTAAGCGCATTGGTCAGGCGCAGGACGCGGTCCGGCGCCAGGATGTGCGCGATATTTCAGAAGCGATTCAGGAATACATCGTGGACAATAATGGTTCTTTCCCGTCCGGTTTAATTGCCGATGGCAGTTATAAAATGCTTGGCGCTTGTTCAAGCGGAGCCAGTTGCGTCGCTCAAACAGTGCCCGAGGCCTGTCTGGATTTAAGCGGATTTTTAGTTGATAAATATCTGGCGGAGATGCCGATGGACCCCGAGAATGGTTCCGCCGCCCAAACCGGCTACTACATCTATCGCGCTACCGACAGCAATCGCATTGAAGTCGGCGCCTGCGACACCAATTCCGGAGTGATAAAAGTGAAGAGGTAA
- a CDS encoding metal ABC transporter permease codes for MFEFLAYSFIQRALIAGVIIGIITAVLGVFVILRKMSFFSDAIAHSSLTGIALGALLNFDPLLGAVVFCILVALGIAFLNKKSVLSIDAIIGVFFSASVALGVVVIGFLRGYRVDLFKFLFGDILGVTSWDIIIISVLGIAVLALVAFLFKDFAKIAFHRDLAEVEGLAVDFYDYLFMFILALTVAVGLKIAGAILIGPLLIIPPATAKNMAINLKEMLVFSVIVGVLSALIGIVASYYLNTASGPTIVLASSVIFIFSLFYRRFVLGSSL; via the coding sequence ATGTTTGAATTTCTCGCCTATTCTTTCATTCAGAGAGCCCTGATTGCGGGCGTTATTATCGGCATTATCACTGCCGTGCTTGGCGTTTTCGTTATTCTGCGCAAGATGTCTTTTTTTTCCGACGCCATTGCCCATTCCAGCTTGACCGGCATCGCTCTCGGCGCGCTCCTGAATTTTGACCCGCTTTTAGGCGCGGTGGTTTTTTGTATTTTGGTCGCTCTGGGCATTGCTTTTTTAAATAAAAAAAGCGTCCTTTCCATAGACGCCATCATCGGCGTATTTTTTTCCGCTTCCGTCGCTTTGGGCGTGGTAGTCATCGGATTTCTGCGCGGTTATCGGGTGGATTTATTTAAATTTTTGTTCGGCGATATTTTAGGGGTGACCAGCTGGGATATTATTATTATTTCCGTTTTGGGAATCGCCGTGCTGGCTTTAGTGGCTTTTTTATTTAAAGATTTTGCCAAAATCGCTTTTCATCGGGACTTGGCCGAAGTTGAGGGACTGGCCGTTGATTTTTACGATTATCTTTTTATGTTTATTCTGGCGCTCACGGTGGCGGTAGGATTAAAAATTGCCGGCGCCATTCTTATCGGCCCTTTGCTTATTATTCCCCCGGCCACGGCGAAAAATATGGCTATTAATCTGAAAGAGATGCTGGTGTTTTCGGTGATTGTCGGCGTTTTGTCAGCTCTTATCGGCATTGTCGCCTCTTATTATCTAAATACCGCCTCCGGCCCGACCATTGTTTTGGCCAGCTCGGTTATTTTTATCTTTAGTTTATTTTACAGAAGATTTGTTTTGGGCAGTTCTTTGTGA